In the genome of Phlebotomus papatasi isolate M1 chromosome 2, Ppap_2.1, whole genome shotgun sequence, one region contains:
- the LOC129801223 gene encoding BTB/POZ domain-containing protein Tiwaz, with the protein MESSTCPKRRKCDMDRGSDRERDLKPLEPRDLSAAAGRLFPNAQIKISTSPTTSPTMSNSSSPTPPSGQGPISPAVSSGGGSYLHANHKPITGIPCVAAASRYTAPVHIDVGGTIYTSSLETLTKYPDSRLAKLFNGSIPIVLDSLKQHYFIDRDGMMFRHILNFMRNSKLLIAEDFSDLDLLLEEARFFDIGPMVRQLEQMKKERLRNGTTSTSSPPPPAGSRLKNPARSGLADVFEIVALHISPDLGERIMLSAERALLDEIFPEAQQAVLDARSGVSWNQLDGRQVIRFPLNGYCKLNSVQVLTRLLNAGFTVEASTGGGVEGQQFSEYLLVRKTSM; encoded by the exons ACGAAAGTGCGATATGGATCGTGGAAGTGATCGAGAGCGTGACTTGAAGCCACTAGAACCAAGGGATTTATCCGCCGCAGCAGGACGTCTCTTCCCTAATGCTCAAATTAAGATTAGCACATCACCTACAACATCTCCCACCATGTCAAACTCTTCATCCCCAACCCCACCTTCAGGTCAAGGCCCTATCTCACCGGCTGTGAGTTCAGGAGGCGGTAGCTACCTTCATGCCAATCACAAGCCCATCACTGGTATTCCTTGTGTTGCAGCAGCTTCAAGATACACAGCACCAGTTCACATCGACGTCGGAGGAACTATTTATACAAGTTCCCTTGAGACACTCACCAA ATACCCTGACTCAAGATTGGCTAAGTTGTTCAATGGAAGCATCCCGATTGTTCTGGATTCCTTGAAGCAGCATTATTTCATCGACCGTGATGGTATGATGTTCCGACACATCCTCAACTTTATGAGAAACTCGAAACTCCTGATAGCTGAGGATTTTTCTGATCTCGATTTGCTTCTCGAGGAGGCAAGGTTCTTCGATATTGGCC CTATGGTCCGACAATTGGAACAGATGAAGAAAGAACGTCTGCGCAATGGGACCACCAGTACTTCCTCACCACCTCCTCCAGCTGGCAGTCGGCTCAAGAATCCAGCACGTTCTGGCCTGGCTGATGTGTTTGAGATTGTAGCTCTGCACATCTCACCGGATCTTGGAGAGAGGATCATGCTGTCGGCGGAACGAGCTCTACTGGATGAGATCTTCCCGGAAGCACAGCAAGCTGTTCTCGATGCAAGAAGTGGAGTGTCATGGAATCAATTGGATGGACGTCAAGTTATCCGTTTTCCCCTCAATGGATATTGCAAACTGAACTCTGTCCAGGTGCTCACACGTCTCCTCAATGCTGGATTCACAGTTGAAGCCAGCACAGGAGGTGGTGTTGAAGGCCAACAGTTCTCTGAGTATCTCCTCGTTCGCAAGACATCCATGTGA